The following proteins are co-located in the Rhodococcus opacus B4 genome:
- a CDS encoding glycerate kinase family protein: MRVLIAPDSFGETLTAVEAAAAIAAGWSAVRPDDHLVEAPQSDGGPGFVDVVAAAGGTIRTTVVEGPLGVDVSARWLLDGTDAYLESAQACGLGLLGGPPTPRTARDAHSRGVGQLMMAALDAGAHRIVVGLGGSSCTDGGRGLVESLAQGFGSADAAVARLRAVELVAATDVEHPLLGEHGAAHVFGPQKGADAGTVAFLEDRNSAWAGQLHRVTARDVAAEAGAGAAGGIGAALLALGGTRESGAHVVAQRTRQDRQLASAQLVITGEGRLDQQSLRGKLVIALAAAARRRAIATLVLAGQVLLDAADLDRAGIDAALSLVDHAGSVELAMSDAYAQLRDLAAAAARGWDGAAARQ; encoded by the coding sequence ATGCGAGTGTTGATCGCACCGGACTCGTTCGGTGAAACGCTGACCGCGGTCGAAGCGGCCGCCGCCATCGCGGCGGGATGGTCGGCGGTGCGCCCCGACGACCATCTGGTCGAGGCCCCGCAGTCCGACGGCGGCCCCGGCTTCGTGGACGTGGTCGCGGCTGCGGGCGGCACGATCCGGACCACCGTGGTCGAAGGGCCCCTCGGGGTCGACGTCTCCGCTCGCTGGCTCCTCGACGGCACCGACGCCTACCTCGAATCCGCCCAGGCCTGCGGACTCGGACTGCTCGGTGGGCCGCCGACGCCCCGCACCGCCCGCGACGCGCACAGCCGAGGCGTCGGGCAGCTCATGATGGCGGCCCTCGACGCAGGAGCCCACAGAATCGTCGTCGGTCTCGGCGGCAGCAGCTGCACCGACGGCGGCCGCGGCCTCGTCGAATCCCTCGCGCAGGGATTCGGCAGCGCCGACGCCGCGGTCGCCCGGCTGCGCGCGGTGGAACTGGTGGCCGCGACCGACGTCGAACACCCGTTGCTCGGCGAGCACGGCGCTGCCCACGTGTTCGGACCCCAGAAGGGTGCCGACGCCGGCACCGTCGCCTTCCTCGAGGACCGGAACTCCGCGTGGGCCGGGCAACTGCACCGGGTGACCGCCCGGGACGTCGCGGCGGAGGCCGGCGCCGGCGCCGCAGGTGGCATCGGCGCCGCGCTGCTCGCGCTCGGCGGTACCCGCGAATCCGGTGCCCACGTGGTCGCCCAGCGCACCCGGCAGGACCGGCAACTCGCCTCCGCGCAGCTCGTGATCACCGGGGAAGGCCGCCTCGACCAGCAGTCGTTGCGCGGGAAACTCGTGATCGCGCTCGCCGCCGCGGCCCGCAGGCGGGCCATCGCGACCCTCGTCCTCGCCGGACAGGTGCTCCTCGACGCGGCCGATCTGGACCGTGCGGGCATCGACGCCGCGCTGTCCCTGGTGGACCACGCCGGATCGGTCGAACTCGCGATGTCGGACGCATACGCGCAGCTGAGAGACCTCGCCGCCGCCGCGGCCCGCGGATGGGACGGCGCGGCAGCACGGCAGTAA
- a CDS encoding DUF3043 domain-containing protein: protein MKLLRRGDSDNSDKRDVEVAESSTAPEAESAEQTGKGRPTPKRRDAESKRRGPVAPAPLTAKEARARKKATRGSKEERKVAAAERRATAAERRARMLAGEDKYLLPRDKGPVRAYVRDIVDARRNLVGLFMPLALVLIMAMFVSPALQAIVTLAMLIMMMFMAIEGVWLGRKINNQVRERFPDTPDGGFKLGWYAFVRASQIRKLRAPKPRVRPGDAI, encoded by the coding sequence GTGAAATTGCTACGCCGCGGTGATTCGGACAATTCTGACAAGCGGGACGTCGAGGTCGCCGAGTCGTCCACGGCCCCGGAGGCGGAGTCCGCCGAGCAGACGGGCAAGGGCCGCCCGACCCCCAAGCGACGCGACGCCGAGTCGAAGCGTCGCGGACCGGTGGCGCCCGCGCCCCTGACGGCAAAAGAGGCCCGGGCCCGCAAGAAGGCCACCCGGGGCAGCAAGGAAGAGCGCAAGGTTGCCGCGGCGGAGCGACGCGCCACCGCCGCCGAGCGACGCGCCCGCATGCTCGCCGGCGAGGACAAGTACCTGCTCCCCCGCGACAAGGGCCCCGTCCGCGCGTACGTCCGGGACATCGTCGACGCCCGGCGCAACCTGGTCGGCCTGTTCATGCCGCTGGCACTGGTTCTCATCATGGCGATGTTCGTCAGCCCGGCCCTGCAGGCCATCGTGACACTCGCCATGCTCATCATGATGATGTTCATGGCCATCGAGGGCGTCTGGCTCGGCCGCAAGATCAACAATCAGGTGCGGGAACGCTTCCCGGACACCCCCGACGGCGGTTTCAAGCTCGGCTGGTACGCGTTCGTGCGGGCGTCGCAGATCCGCAAGCTGCGGGCCCCCAAGCCGCGGGTGCGGCCCGGCGACGCCATCTGA
- the cobU gene encoding bifunctional adenosylcobinamide kinase/adenosylcobinamide-phosphate guanylyltransferase has translation MPTADSPDLPGSPNQPTRTLVLGGARSGKSAHAEELTQSLAGAGRVRYVATSQRDPDDHDWEHRVAEHRDRRPDSWVTVETAHRRDLADRLRSATDAAATLVDDLGTWLTVELDGAAAWDSPRGTIGPRTDDLVGAVRDYRGALVLVTPEVGLGVIPETRSGRLFRDEIGTLNARLAQVCDRVVLVVAGLTMTLKDDPARPSCGADSTRARGQA, from the coding sequence GTGCCCACCGCCGATTCCCCGGACCTCCCGGGTAGCCCGAACCAGCCCACGCGAACGCTGGTCCTCGGTGGTGCACGGTCCGGTAAATCCGCGCACGCCGAGGAACTGACCCAGTCGCTGGCCGGGGCAGGCCGGGTACGGTACGTCGCCACCAGTCAGCGCGACCCCGACGACCACGACTGGGAGCACCGCGTCGCCGAGCACCGCGATCGGCGCCCGGACAGCTGGGTCACCGTGGAAACCGCGCACCGCCGCGACCTCGCCGATCGCCTGCGGTCCGCCACCGACGCGGCGGCCACCCTCGTCGACGATCTCGGCACCTGGCTCACCGTCGAACTCGACGGCGCCGCGGCCTGGGATTCGCCGCGGGGCACCATCGGTCCCCGCACGGACGACCTCGTCGGAGCCGTCCGCGACTACCGCGGGGCACTCGTGCTGGTGACTCCCGAGGTGGGCCTCGGCGTCATCCCCGAGACCCGGTCGGGTCGTCTGTTCCGCGACGAGATCGGCACCCTCAACGCGCGACTCGCGCAGGTCTGCGATCGCGTGGTCCTCGTCGTGGCCGGCCTGACCATGACCCTGAAAGACGATCCCGCACGTCCGTCGTGCGGGGCCGATTCCACTCGAGCGAGAGGCCAAGCGTGA
- the cobT gene encoding nicotinate-nucleotide--dimethylbenzimidazole phosphoribosyltransferase, which produces MTSESVSTDPGRFEPVTPPDEGVRAQAEARQLQLTKPAGSLGRLETLACWAAACQGVCPPAPFARARVVVFAGDHGVARTGVSAYPPEVTAQMVANFVGGGAAVNALANRAGASVRVVDLSVDGDTDPTVSAFKIRRSSGAIDREDALTHDETLQAIEAGRSIADSEIDSGADLLIAGDMGIGNTTPATVLIAALTDTEPVAAVGRGTGVDDAGWIRKTAAIRDAMRRARPVVRDTVALLRTVSGADLAAMAGFLAQASARKTPVILDGVVVTAAAMVAEELAPGARAWWLAGHRSTEPAHTIALKHLHLDPLLELDMRLGEGSGAVTALPILQGAVATLAEMATFAEAGVSTRDAEVGDDSGTDSAADTAG; this is translated from the coding sequence GTGACCAGCGAGTCCGTGAGCACCGACCCCGGTCGGTTCGAACCCGTCACCCCACCCGACGAAGGGGTGCGCGCGCAGGCCGAGGCCCGGCAGCTTCAGCTCACCAAACCGGCAGGATCGCTCGGGCGCCTGGAGACGCTCGCCTGCTGGGCCGCAGCCTGCCAGGGCGTCTGCCCGCCGGCCCCGTTCGCGCGGGCACGCGTGGTGGTGTTCGCCGGCGACCACGGAGTCGCGCGCACCGGTGTCTCGGCGTATCCGCCCGAGGTGACGGCCCAGATGGTCGCCAACTTCGTCGGCGGTGGGGCGGCCGTCAACGCTCTCGCGAACCGGGCGGGCGCGAGCGTGCGCGTCGTCGACCTGTCGGTGGACGGCGATACGGATCCGACGGTGTCCGCGTTCAAGATTCGGCGCTCTTCGGGGGCGATCGACCGCGAGGACGCGCTCACGCACGATGAGACCCTGCAGGCCATCGAAGCCGGGCGATCGATCGCCGACTCCGAAATCGATTCCGGCGCAGACCTGTTGATCGCCGGTGACATGGGAATCGGCAACACCACACCGGCCACCGTTCTCATCGCGGCGCTGACGGACACCGAACCGGTTGCGGCAGTGGGCCGGGGCACCGGCGTCGACGACGCCGGCTGGATCCGGAAGACGGCGGCGATCCGCGACGCGATGCGCCGCGCCCGGCCGGTGGTCCGGGACACGGTGGCACTCCTGCGCACGGTGTCGGGCGCCGACCTCGCCGCGATGGCCGGGTTCCTCGCGCAGGCCTCCGCCCGCAAGACCCCGGTGATCCTCGACGGCGTCGTCGTGACCGCGGCCGCGATGGTTGCGGAGGAATTGGCGCCCGGCGCCCGCGCGTGGTGGCTGGCCGGCCACCGTTCCACCGAACCGGCGCACACGATCGCGCTGAAGCATTTGCACCTCGACCCCCTCCTCGAACTCGACATGCGCCTGGGCGAGGGGTCCGGCGCCGTCACCGCGCTGCCGATCCTGCAGGGCGCCGTCGCGACGCTCGCGGAGATGGCGACGTTCGCGGAGGCCGGGGTCAGCACCCGCGACGCCGAAGTCGGCGACGACAGCGGGACCGACTCCGCCGCCGATACCGCGGGCTGA
- a CDS encoding adenosylcobinamide-GDP ribazoletransferase: protein MTGVLLAFSWLTVLPLRGPDSVDRAAGRRAIRAAPVTGIALGALAAGLLWGLVSAGLDPALAGLVAVGAHALATRGMHVDGLSDTVDGLGCYGPPERARAVMHSGGAGPFGVCALVICLGAQGLAFGSLAAAGQFACVAVAMAAGRVAVVFACRRGIPASSTEGFGALVAETQSPWSGLAWTVPLLAAAAWCTSPWWQGPVVVTAALTLTALLVAHCVRRFAGMNGDVLGAALEITVTVSAIGLAF, encoded by the coding sequence GTGACGGGCGTGCTGCTCGCCTTCTCCTGGCTGACGGTTCTCCCCCTGCGCGGACCGGATTCCGTCGACCGTGCGGCGGGCCGCCGCGCGATCCGGGCGGCGCCCGTGACCGGTATCGCGCTGGGTGCCCTGGCCGCGGGCCTTCTGTGGGGGCTCGTCTCCGCGGGTCTCGACCCCGCCCTCGCCGGCCTGGTCGCGGTCGGGGCGCATGCCCTCGCCACCCGCGGTATGCACGTCGACGGCCTGTCCGACACGGTCGACGGGCTCGGCTGTTACGGGCCGCCGGAGCGGGCGCGGGCGGTGATGCACAGCGGCGGCGCGGGCCCGTTCGGGGTGTGCGCCCTCGTGATCTGCCTGGGCGCGCAGGGGCTGGCGTTCGGATCTCTCGCCGCCGCAGGACAGTTCGCGTGCGTGGCCGTCGCCATGGCAGCGGGGCGGGTCGCGGTCGTGTTCGCCTGCCGCCGCGGAATCCCGGCGTCCTCCACGGAAGGGTTCGGCGCGCTGGTCGCCGAAACCCAATCACCGTGGTCCGGACTCGCCTGGACCGTTCCGCTCCTCGCGGCAGCGGCATGGTGCACGTCGCCGTGGTGGCAGGGACCGGTCGTCGTGACCGCCGCACTGACGCTCACCGCACTGCTGGTCGCCCACTGCGTCCGGCGATTCGCCGGCATGAACGGTGACGTGCTCGGAGCCGCGCTCGAGATCACCGTCACCGTCTCGGCGATCGGTCTCGCTTTCTGA
- a CDS encoding branched-chain amino acid aminotransferase, with protein MTGVTEFVRVPHPAPTSDEARREILAAPGFGRYFTDHMASITYSTELGWHDAKVEPYGPLQLDPAAMVLHYGQAIFEGLKAYRQPDGGISTFRIEANAERLATSARRLAMPELPEELFVKSITELLELDHEWVPAAGGEDALYLRPFMFSTEAGLGVRPADEYRYLLIASPAGAYFPRGVKPVSVWLSTEYVRAAPGGTGAAKFAGNYAASLLAQAQAADEGCDQVVWLDAIERSYVEEMGGMNLFFVFGSGSDARLVTPSLSGSLLPGITRNSLLTLAIDAGFAVEERRISTDEWRTKTKSGEITEVFACGTAAVITPVGRVKSAEGEFTIADGEPGEVTMALRDTLTGIQRGTFADTHGWMTKLR; from the coding sequence ATGACAGGTGTCACCGAGTTCGTTCGCGTCCCGCATCCCGCCCCCACCTCCGACGAGGCACGGCGAGAGATACTGGCGGCGCCCGGATTCGGCCGGTACTTCACGGACCACATGGCGTCGATCACCTACTCCACGGAGCTCGGCTGGCACGACGCCAAGGTGGAGCCGTACGGGCCGCTCCAGCTCGACCCCGCCGCGATGGTCCTGCACTACGGACAGGCCATTTTCGAGGGCCTGAAGGCGTACCGGCAGCCCGACGGCGGCATCTCGACGTTCCGGATCGAAGCGAACGCCGAGCGCCTCGCGACGTCGGCTCGCCGTCTCGCGATGCCGGAGCTGCCGGAGGAGTTGTTCGTCAAGTCGATCACCGAACTGCTCGAGCTGGATCACGAGTGGGTGCCCGCGGCCGGCGGTGAGGACGCGCTGTACCTGCGTCCGTTCATGTTCTCCACCGAGGCCGGTCTCGGCGTGCGCCCGGCGGACGAGTACCGCTACCTGCTGATCGCCTCGCCCGCGGGCGCGTACTTCCCGCGGGGAGTGAAGCCGGTCAGCGTGTGGCTGTCGACGGAGTACGTCCGGGCCGCACCCGGCGGCACCGGTGCCGCCAAGTTCGCCGGCAACTACGCGGCCTCGCTCCTCGCGCAGGCGCAGGCCGCCGACGAGGGTTGCGACCAGGTGGTGTGGCTCGACGCGATCGAGCGGTCGTACGTCGAGGAGATGGGCGGCATGAACCTCTTCTTCGTGTTCGGCTCCGGATCCGACGCCCGCCTCGTGACGCCGTCCCTGTCCGGTTCGCTGCTGCCGGGGATCACCCGCAATTCGCTGCTGACTCTCGCGATCGACGCCGGTTTCGCGGTGGAGGAGCGGCGGATCAGCACCGACGAATGGCGCACCAAGACGAAGTCCGGCGAGATCACCGAGGTGTTCGCGTGCGGTACGGCGGCGGTCATCACGCCCGTCGGCCGGGTCAAGTCCGCCGAAGGCGAATTCACGATCGCCGACGGCGAGCCCGGCGAGGTCACCATGGCGCTGCGCGACACGTTGACCGGAATTCAGCGGGGAACGTTCGCCGACACCCACGGCTGGATGACCAAACTGCGCTGA
- the gcvT gene encoding glycine cleavage system aminomethyltransferase GcvT: MTEEQLSQGPVHAVHVELGATFAPFGGWEMPVSYAGTVVEHTAVRESVGVFDVSHLGKALVRGTGAAAFVNSALTNDLGKIGPGKAQYTLCCTPSGGVIDDLIAYYVSPDEVFLVPNAANTADVVAALTAAAPDGVTVEDQHRDFGVIAVQGPKSVDVLTALGLPTDIEYMAFADATWDGVPVRVCRSGYTGEIGFELLPRWEDSEKLFRAAVEQVRARGGQVAGLGARDTLRTEMGYPLHGHELSLEISPLEARCGWAIGWTKPKFWGRETLADEKASGPARKLWGIKALDRGVLRAGQTVLRDGEPIGETTSGTFSPTLKVGIALALLDSGSGVSAGDEISVDVRGRSLRAEVVSPPFVEINTK; this comes from the coding sequence ATGACCGAGGAGCAGTTGTCGCAGGGCCCCGTCCACGCCGTCCACGTCGAACTCGGGGCCACGTTCGCTCCGTTCGGTGGCTGGGAGATGCCCGTGTCGTACGCCGGCACCGTGGTCGAGCACACCGCGGTCCGCGAATCGGTCGGAGTGTTCGACGTCAGCCACCTCGGCAAAGCTCTCGTGCGGGGCACCGGCGCCGCCGCCTTCGTGAACTCGGCGCTCACCAACGACCTCGGCAAGATCGGTCCCGGCAAGGCGCAGTACACGCTGTGCTGCACGCCGTCCGGTGGGGTGATCGACGATCTGATCGCGTATTACGTGAGTCCCGACGAGGTGTTCCTCGTCCCCAACGCGGCCAACACCGCGGACGTGGTCGCGGCGCTGACCGCCGCGGCCCCCGACGGGGTCACGGTGGAGGACCAGCACCGGGACTTCGGCGTGATCGCCGTGCAGGGGCCGAAGTCGGTGGACGTGCTCACCGCGCTCGGCCTGCCCACCGACATCGAGTACATGGCCTTCGCGGACGCCACCTGGGACGGCGTTCCCGTCCGTGTCTGCCGCAGCGGATACACCGGCGAGATCGGGTTCGAGTTGCTGCCACGCTGGGAGGACAGCGAGAAGCTGTTCCGGGCGGCGGTCGAGCAGGTTCGCGCCCGCGGCGGCCAGGTCGCCGGTCTCGGCGCCCGGGACACGTTGCGCACCGAGATGGGGTACCCGCTGCACGGGCACGAGCTGTCGCTGGAGATCTCCCCGCTCGAGGCGCGATGCGGCTGGGCGATCGGCTGGACGAAGCCGAAGTTCTGGGGCAGGGAGACCCTCGCCGACGAGAAGGCGTCCGGCCCGGCCCGCAAACTGTGGGGCATCAAGGCGCTGGATCGCGGGGTTCTGCGGGCCGGACAGACCGTGCTCCGCGACGGCGAGCCGATCGGCGAGACCACGTCGGGCACGTTCTCGCCCACGCTCAAGGTCGGGATCGCGCTGGCGCTGCTCGATTCCGGGTCCGGGGTGTCGGCCGGTGACGAGATCTCCGTGGACGTCCGGGGGCGCTCGTTGCGCGCCGAGGTGGTGTCTCCGCCGTTCGTGGAGATCAACACCAAGTAG
- a CDS encoding leucyl aminopeptidase, with protein MSTRTARPLGPQLALAGTVGKRVDVLVIGLTSSSDGPEIALGDGIVDEAVLTGLLDTLVAVGASGKAEETTRIPAPDTLPVDSVLAVGLGSAEKLDAEQIRKSAGAAARTLSGVGTAATTLSVLDLGAAAEGFALGAYRFTEFKSAKSAPGPDAQPVARVELLVSSPRAKESKDTLARSAAIAEAVATAREFVNTPPSHLFPAEFADRAKELGTDSGLKVEVLDEKALEKNGYGGILGVGKGSSRLPRLVRLSYSAKKRNAPKVALVGKGITFDTGGISIKPAAGMENMTSDMGGAAAVVATVVLAAKLGLPVDVTATVPMAENMPSSTAQRPGDVLTQYGGTTVEVINTDAEGRLVLADAIVRACEDDPDYLIDTATLTGAQMVALGNRTPGVMGTDAFRDRVAAISQEIGENAWAMPMPAELRSDLDSKIADLANVTNHRWGGMLAAALYLKEFVADGVQWAHIDVAGPAYNSSGPWGYTGRGGTGVPVRTMISVIEDIAAHG; from the coding sequence GTGAGCACTCGCACAGCCCGACCCCTCGGACCACAACTCGCGCTGGCCGGCACCGTCGGCAAGCGCGTGGACGTGTTGGTGATCGGACTGACGTCGAGCTCGGACGGCCCCGAGATCGCGCTCGGCGACGGCATCGTCGACGAAGCGGTACTGACCGGCCTGCTCGACACGCTGGTCGCGGTCGGCGCGTCGGGGAAGGCCGAGGAAACCACCCGCATCCCGGCACCCGACACGCTTCCGGTCGACAGCGTGCTGGCGGTCGGACTCGGTTCGGCCGAGAAGCTCGACGCCGAGCAGATCCGCAAGTCCGCGGGCGCCGCAGCACGGACGCTCAGCGGCGTCGGGACCGCCGCAACCACTCTGTCCGTGCTCGATCTCGGTGCCGCAGCAGAAGGTTTCGCACTCGGCGCGTACCGGTTCACCGAGTTCAAGTCCGCGAAGTCCGCCCCCGGGCCCGACGCGCAGCCCGTCGCCCGGGTGGAGCTGCTGGTGTCGTCCCCGCGGGCGAAGGAGTCGAAGGACACCCTCGCGCGCTCCGCGGCGATCGCCGAAGCCGTCGCCACCGCACGCGAATTCGTCAACACTCCCCCGAGCCACCTCTTCCCCGCCGAATTCGCCGACCGTGCAAAGGAACTCGGCACCGACTCCGGACTGAAGGTCGAGGTCCTGGACGAGAAGGCACTCGAAAAGAACGGGTACGGCGGCATCCTCGGCGTGGGCAAGGGCTCGTCCCGGCTGCCGCGACTGGTCCGCCTCAGCTATTCCGCCAAGAAGCGGAACGCCCCCAAGGTCGCGCTCGTCGGCAAGGGCATCACGTTCGACACCGGCGGCATCTCCATCAAGCCCGCCGCGGGCATGGAGAACATGACGTCCGACATGGGCGGCGCCGCAGCCGTTGTCGCCACCGTCGTCCTCGCCGCCAAACTCGGACTGCCCGTCGACGTCACCGCCACCGTCCCGATGGCCGAGAACATGCCGTCGTCCACCGCGCAGCGCCCCGGCGACGTACTCACCCAGTACGGCGGAACCACTGTCGAGGTCATCAACACCGACGCGGAGGGCCGCCTCGTTCTCGCCGACGCCATCGTCCGCGCCTGCGAGGACGACCCCGACTACCTGATCGACACGGCGACGCTCACGGGCGCGCAGATGGTGGCACTGGGCAACCGGACCCCCGGTGTCATGGGCACCGACGCGTTCCGCGACCGCGTCGCCGCCATCTCCCAGGAGATCGGCGAGAACGCATGGGCCATGCCGATGCCCGCCGAACTGCGCTCGGACCTCGACTCGAAGATCGCCGACCTCGCCAACGTCACGAATCACCGCTGGGGCGGCATGCTCGCGGCGGCCCTGTACCTGAAGGAGTTCGTCGCCGACGGCGTCCAGTGGGCGCACATCGACGTCGCCGGACCGGCCTACAACTCGTCGGGACCGTGGGGCTACACCGGACGCGGCGGCACCGGCGTGCCCGTGCGGACCATGATCTCGGTGATCGAAGACATCGCCGCCCACGGCTAG
- the sucB gene encoding 2-oxoglutarate dehydrogenase, E2 component, dihydrolipoamide succinyltransferase: MAFSVQMPALGESVTEGTVTRWLKQEGDTVEVDEPLLEVSTDKVDTEIPSPVAGVLSKIVAQEDDTVEIGGELAVIGDAGEAPASDSAPAPAAEEPAAEPAPAAEAPAAEAAPAASGGGSAEGTPVNMPELGESVTEGTVTRWLKAVGDEVAVDEPLVEVSTDKVDTEIPSPVAGTLLEISAEEDDTVSVGGRLAVIGSGAPAAKPEPKPEPTPEPAKPAQSPEPAKPEPAKSAPAPAAAPAASAPAPAAAAPAPAATSGDSTPYVTPLVRKLAADNGVDLSSVTGTGVGGRIRKQDVLAAAEAKKAPAAAAAPAAAPAAAAAPAAASAGVRPELAHLRGTTQKANRIRQITATKTRESLQTTAQLTQTFEVDVTRIAALRAQAKNTFLEREGVKLTFLPFFAKAVVEALKSHPNINASYDEANKQITYYDAEHLGFAVDTEQGLLSPVVHNAGDLSLAGLARAIADIAKRARSGGLKPDELSGGTFTITNIGSQGALFDTPILVPPQAAMLGTGAIVKRPVVVTDESGSESIGVRSMCYLPLTYDHRLVDGADAGRFLTTIKQRLEQGAFEADLGL, encoded by the coding sequence ATGGCCTTCTCCGTCCAGATGCCAGCGCTTGGTGAGAGTGTCACCGAGGGAACTGTCACGCGGTGGCTCAAGCAGGAAGGAGACACGGTCGAAGTTGACGAACCCTTGCTCGAAGTCTCCACGGACAAGGTGGACACGGAAATCCCGTCTCCCGTGGCCGGCGTTCTCAGCAAGATCGTTGCTCAGGAAGACGACACCGTCGAAATCGGTGGCGAGCTTGCCGTGATCGGCGACGCCGGTGAGGCTCCCGCTTCCGACTCCGCACCCGCACCCGCCGCCGAGGAGCCCGCCGCTGAGCCGGCTCCCGCCGCGGAGGCACCGGCCGCAGAGGCCGCACCCGCAGCGTCCGGCGGCGGTTCCGCCGAGGGCACCCCGGTGAACATGCCCGAACTGGGCGAGTCCGTCACCGAGGGCACCGTCACCCGCTGGCTCAAGGCCGTCGGCGACGAGGTCGCCGTGGACGAGCCGCTCGTCGAGGTGTCCACCGACAAGGTCGACACGGAGATCCCGTCGCCCGTCGCAGGCACGCTCCTCGAGATCAGCGCGGAAGAGGACGACACCGTCTCCGTCGGCGGCCGGCTCGCCGTCATCGGTTCGGGTGCGCCCGCCGCCAAGCCGGAGCCGAAGCCCGAGCCCACCCCCGAGCCCGCGAAGCCCGCTCAGTCCCCGGAGCCGGCGAAGCCCGAGCCCGCCAAGAGCGCACCGGCTCCGGCCGCCGCACCGGCAGCATCCGCGCCTGCTCCCGCCGCCGCGGCACCCGCTCCCGCAGCAACGTCCGGAGACAGCACCCCGTACGTCACCCCGCTGGTGCGCAAGCTCGCCGCGGACAACGGCGTCGACCTGTCCTCGGTGACGGGCACCGGAGTCGGTGGCCGCATCCGTAAGCAGGACGTTCTCGCTGCCGCCGAGGCCAAGAAGGCCCCGGCCGCCGCTGCAGCGCCCGCTGCCGCACCGGCCGCCGCCGCTGCTCCCGCCGCCGCCTCCGCCGGGGTCCGCCCCGAGCTGGCGCACCTGCGCGGAACCACGCAGAAGGCCAACCGGATTCGCCAGATCACGGCCACGAAGACCCGGGAGTCGCTGCAGACCACGGCGCAGCTCACCCAGACCTTCGAGGTCGACGTCACCCGGATCGCGGCTCTGCGTGCGCAGGCCAAGAACACCTTCCTCGAGCGCGAGGGCGTCAAGCTGACGTTCCTCCCGTTCTTCGCGAAGGCCGTCGTCGAGGCGCTGAAGTCGCACCCGAACATCAACGCCAGCTACGACGAGGCGAACAAGCAGATCACCTACTACGACGCCGAGCACCTGGGCTTCGCGGTCGACACCGAGCAGGGTCTGCTGTCTCCGGTCGTCCACAACGCCGGCGACCTGTCGCTGGCCGGCCTGGCCCGCGCGATCGCGGACATCGCCAAGCGCGCCCGCTCCGGTGGGCTCAAGCCGGACGAGCTGTCCGGGGGCACGTTCACGATCACGAACATCGGCAGCCAGGGCGCCCTGTTCGACACCCCGATCCTCGTGCCGCCGCAGGCCGCGATGCTCGGAACCGGTGCGATCGTCAAGCGTCCCGTGGTCGTGACCGACGAGTCCGGCAGTGAGAGCATCGGCGTCCGCTCGATGTGCTACCTGCCGCTCACCTACGATCACCGTCTCGTCGACGGTGCCGACGCCGGCCGCTTCCTGACCACGATCAAGCAGCGTCTGGAGCAGGGAGCGTTCGAGGCCGACCTGGGTCTGTAG
- a CDS encoding TIGR01777 family oxidoreductase, whose protein sequence is MRVVIAGSSGLIGTALVSSLRGDGHDVVRLVRRSSAGPDESRWDPQKDRLDTGILSDADAVVNLCGVGIGDKRWTGAYKQLIRDSRIAATDVLAEAVAEAGVPVLVNASAVGYYGDTGDRVVDETSPSGTGFLADTCRDWEAATAPAGDSKVRTVRLRSGIVLSPHGGLLGRLKTLYSFGLGGRLGNGRQYLSWISLEDEVDAIKFVLSRDDVAGPVNVTGPAPVTNAQFNGAVARTMHRPAPWIVPGFALSALVGEFAQEGILAGQRAIPTVLENAGFRFRHNTIGEALDAALVQ, encoded by the coding sequence ATGCGCGTGGTCATCGCCGGATCCTCCGGGCTGATCGGCACCGCTCTCGTCTCGTCTCTCCGCGGCGACGGCCACGACGTCGTGCGTCTCGTCCGTCGATCGTCCGCGGGTCCCGACGAGTCCCGCTGGGATCCGCAGAAGGACCGGCTCGACACGGGGATCCTGTCGGACGCCGACGCCGTCGTGAACCTGTGCGGTGTCGGGATCGGCGACAAACGCTGGACCGGGGCGTACAAGCAACTGATCCGGGACAGCCGGATCGCCGCCACCGACGTCCTGGCCGAGGCCGTCGCCGAGGCCGGGGTGCCCGTGCTCGTGAATGCGAGCGCGGTCGGCTACTACGGCGACACCGGCGACCGTGTCGTCGACGAGACCTCGCCGTCCGGGACGGGTTTCCTCGCGGACACCTGCCGCGACTGGGAGGCGGCGACAGCCCCCGCCGGGGACTCGAAGGTCCGGACGGTGCGGCTGCGCAGCGGCATCGTCCTGTCTCCGCACGGCGGCCTGCTCGGCCGGCTGAAGACGCTGTACTCGTTCGGGCTCGGCGGCCGGCTCGGGAACGGCCGTCAGTACCTGTCGTGGATCTCGTTGGAGGACGAGGTCGATGCGATCAAGTTCGTGCTCTCCCGCGACGACGTGGCCGGTCCCGTGAACGTCACCGGCCCGGCGCCGGTCACCAACGCGCAGTTCAACGGCGCGGTCGCGCGGACGATGCACCGCCCCGCCCCGTGGATCGTGCCCGGTTTCGCGCTCAGCGCGCTGGTGGGCGAGTTCGCGCAGGAAGGCATCCTGGCCGGACAGCGCGCGATCCCGACGGTGCTCGAGAACGCGGGATTCCGGTTCCGGCACAACACCATCGGGGAAGCGCTCGACGCCGCCCTCGTGCAGTGA